The Candidatus Methylacidiphilales bacterium genome segment CCGGCTCGCATAATTTCCGGAAGGGAACTTTCGACCTCATAACCCGTCCGATACGGATTGAAGACAGCGTCTGGATTGCGGCCCAGGCTTTTGTGGGTCCGGGAGTTACGATCGGGCACGATTCCCTGGTGAGCGTCGGCAGCGTGCTCCTGCGTTCGGCGGCGCCCGGTACCATGTCGCGCGGAAATCCCTGCCGCACAGTTTCGATTCATGCGTCTGCCTAACCCTGATGCCCTTTTGACTTGAAAATTTTGCTGATCAACCAGTATGGACCCGGTTCAGGCGCGCCCACCGGGAGGCTGCTTGGCGAATTGGCGTCCTTTTTGGAGGAAAACGGCCATCAAGTGAGTTGGCTGGCAACAGACCCGCTGTATGGCGCCCCGAAACCCGGCTGGCGGCGCTGGCGCCACGAACTCCGGGCGCATGTGGTGCTCCTGCTCCGCGGCCTGTCCCATCCCGCAGTGGACGCCGTGATTTCGTTCACCTCCCCTGTTTGCCTGGTTGTTACCGCGCGCATGATTGCCTGCTTTCACCGCGCCAAATCCTGGCACTGGGCGATGGATCTTTATCCGGACCTGGCGGTCGCCCTGCGCGAAATCAAACCCGGTTTGCTGGAAGCATTGCTGCATCGCCTGATGAAAATGGCCTATCATAGCACTGGCGGTGTTGTGGCGTTGGATGAAGACATGCGCGGTTATCTGGAGAAAGTTTACTCGGTCAAGGCGGATGTCATTCCGCCCTGGCCTGAATCCGCAATCGAGACCGAACTTTCACTTGCGGATTCCCGGCCGCCCGGCCCGCGCTGGCAATGGATGTATTCGGGGAACCTGGGGCGCGCCCACGAATGGGAAATTCTGGCGCTGGCCCAATCGGAATTGGAAAAGCGCGGCTTGCCGGTCTGGCTTGTTGTGCAGGGAGGGGGAGCATCGCTGGAATTGTTGAAAAACAAGGCGCGTGAATTGGGGCTCAAACAGTGTGAATTCCGCGGTTACGCTGCGCCGGGGGATTTGTTGCAAAGCCTGTTGTCATCCCGGGTCCTGATCGCAACGCAAAGGCCCGAAACCACAGGCTTGCTCTGGCCCAGCAAGCTGTCGCTTTTGCTGGATCTGCCGCGTCCCCTGGTTTGGATCGGGAATGGAAAATCCGCAGCCGCCCTGGCCCTCCGGCAAAGGCCGGACACCGGAGTTTTTGATCCGCATGAGACGTTGAAGCTGGTGGATTGGCTGGACAAGCTGTATCATCAAACGAATAGTACGCATAGACAACAATGCAGTGCGCCAGGGGTCCGACAAAACTCGAAAGCGCTTTGGTTGAAACTTATTGAATCGGACAGGGCATCGGTTTGACTGTGATCTCTAACATTCGTCACGAAAAACGGAATATGCAGGCTGCAGGCAACTGAATTTTGGAAGGGAAGCATTCTTTGATTATCGCCGGAATATTTTTTGTCAGTGCGATCTTTGTCACGATTTTGGCCACGCCGCTCGTGATCCGTTGGAGCGCGACAGGGCATGGTCTCGACCAGCCGGATGCGTTTCGCAAACGTCATCGCGCCCCCATCCCGCGCCTGGGGGGGCTGCCGTTGTTCGTGGTTTTTATAACAGGTTTTATTCTGATCACAAATCTCCAGCCTTCTTCGAGTCCCGGCTGGGCGGCGATTGGAATTTGCAGCGGATTGATTTTTATTTTGGGTCTTTGGGACGATTTCAAGCCGCTCGGGGCAAAAGCCAAACTGGCCGGGCAAATCCTCATTGCCTTGACGGCGCATTTCATGGGCCTGGGCATCAACGTCATCACATGGCCGCTGGGGCATTTCAGCATGGAATTGGGGGAATGGTCCCTGCCCCTGACCGTGTTCTGGCTGGTGGCAATTCCCAATCTTGTCAATTTGATCGACGGGATCGACGGCCTGGCGTCCGGTGTGGGGCTCTTTCTTTTTATAACGCTTGGTTTTGTCGGCTGGGTGGGCGGCCAATTCGGAGTCACATGGATTTCCTTTGGTATGGCAGGGGCGCTTCTGGGCTTTCTCTGCTTTAATTTTCCGCCGGCTCGCATTTTCCTCGGAGATGGCGGGGCTTACCTGATAGGCTTTGTCATCGCCTCATTATCACTTGCCAGTTCGAACAAGGGGACCATTGCCGCCGCATTGCTTGTCACAACGGTGGCGCTTGGGCTTCCAATCATGGACACCACCTTCGCGCTGTTGCGCCGCGCGGTTCGCGGCTTTCCTCTTTTTCAGGCCGACGCGGAACACATTCACCACAGGCTGACTCTGTTGGGCCTTTCCGACCGGAGGGTTGTGTTGGGCATGTATCTCATCAGCGTGGTGCTCAGCCTGGTCGGTTTGAGCGTTTTATGGACACAAGGACGGAGCCTGCCGGTGGCCGGTGGACTGGTGTTCGTGCTGGCTATTTTTGCCGTCCGTTATCTGGGTTATATTTGGACCTGGGCGGAACTTACGACACAGATCCGGCGGGCGTTGAGCCGTCGGACGGATGTCAAATACACCCTCCTTTTGGCGCAACTGTTGGAAATGGAAGTGGGCCGGTGCCGGAACCGGGCGGAATTTGACGCCATCTTCCTTCAAATGCTGGTGCGCGCGGGCTTTAGCCTGCACGGTTCCGGGGAAATGGAAGGACGGTCCCCCATTCTTTTGGAAACCCGCAACAGCCCCCCGCTGACCCTTTATGTCCCGTCAGAGCAACAGGACAATCGTTACTGGAAGCGCATGGCCAATTGCTTCCGGCACGCCTATCAAAAAGCCGGCGAACGGTGGGATCCCGAGCAGATTCCGAAATAATTTTCAA includes the following:
- a CDS encoding MraY family glycosyltransferase; this encodes MIIAGIFFVSAIFVTILATPLVIRWSATGHGLDQPDAFRKRHRAPIPRLGGLPLFVVFITGFILITNLQPSSSPGWAAIGICSGLIFILGLWDDFKPLGAKAKLAGQILIALTAHFMGLGINVITWPLGHFSMELGEWSLPLTVFWLVAIPNLVNLIDGIDGLASGVGLFLFITLGFVGWVGGQFGVTWISFGMAGALLGFLCFNFPPARIFLGDGGAYLIGFVIASLSLASSNKGTIAAALLVTTVALGLPIMDTTFALLRRAVRGFPLFQADAEHIHHRLTLLGLSDRRVVLGMYLISVVLSLVGLSVLWTQGRSLPVAGGLVFVLAIFAVRYLGYIWTWAELTTQIRRALSRRTDVKYTLLLAQLLEMEVGRCRNRAEFDAIFLQMLVRAGFSLHGSGEMEGRSPILLETRNSPPLTLYVPSEQQDNRYWKRMANCFRHAYQKAGERWDPEQIPK